Proteins encoded in a region of the Pocillopora verrucosa isolate sample1 chromosome 11, ASM3666991v2, whole genome shotgun sequence genome:
- the LOC136284370 gene encoding collagen triple helix repeat-containing protein 1-like has product MAKLLILATLLIFSSKTEVSSVGTTTSPQQQNPQAGADKDPCEKSVFAPGFSGIPGSNGIPGMPGIPGAPGPQGQQGKDGAKGEPGVKGPRGMTGTRGQKGNPGSLGKNGAPGMMGIKGEKGHEGSRGSSGPPGIKGVKGEQGSKGEKGEIVNSAVSQTNWKQCVWKHLNDDRDSGKIKDCSINKLHSDTAIKVSFQGNMRVYGTSRKCNRWFFKFNGNECSGPMTIEAAVYNYWPSGNPELLHHRSFEGYCENIPQGRVTVELWVGKCPSGHTLGDAYTGWQSVSRIMIEEVSRAQS; this is encoded by the exons ATGGCGAAGCTTCTGATCCTCGCTACTTTGTTAATTTTCTCATCCAAAACAGAAGTAAGTTCCGTGGGAACAACCACCAGTCCTCAACAACAGAATCCGCAAGCTGGCGCTGACAAAGACCCATGTGAG aaaTCCGTTTTTGCTCCCGGATTTTCTGGGATTCCAGGTTCGAATGGCATACCAGGAATGCCGGGAATTCCTGGCGCCCCAGGGCCGCAAGGACAGCAAGGAAAAGATGGAGCTAAGGGGGAGCCTGGTGTCAAGGGACCGAGAGGTATGACGGGAACTAGAGGACAAAAGGGAAATCCAGGGTCACTTGGTAAAAATGGTGCACCTGGAATGATGGGAATAAAAGGAGAGAAAGGTCATGAAGGGTCACGTGGCAGCAGTGGACCGCCAGGAATCAAGGGTGTGAAAGGAGAGCAGGGatctaaaggagagaaaggagaaatcgtgaatagtgcagtgtcacagaccaactggaaacagtGTGTGTGGAAACATCTGAATGATGATAGAGATAGTGGAAAGATTAAG GATTGCTCAATCAACAAGCTACATTCTGATACAGCTATTAAAGTCTCATTCCAGGGAAATATGAGAGTCTATGGCACTTCAAGGAAATGCAATCGATGGTTCTTCAAGTTTAATGGAAATGAATGCAGTGGACCAATGACAATTGAGGCTGCTGTGTACAACTATTGGCCATCTGGGAATCCTGAGCTGCTTCATCACAGATCATTTGAGGGATACTGTGAAAACATTCCACAGGGCAGGGTTACTGTGGAGTTATGGGTAGGAAAGTGTCCCAGTGGTCATACATTAGGTGATGCTTACACTGGATGGCAATCAGTATCCCGGATAATGATAGAGGAAGTGTCTAGAGCCCAGTCCTGA
- the LOC136284371 gene encoding collagen triple helix repeat-containing protein 1-like yields the protein MTGTRGQKGNPGSLGKNGAPGMMGIKGDKGHEGSRGSSGPPGIKGVKGEQGSKGEKGEIVNSAVSQTNWKQCVWKHDDGRDSGKIKDCSFNKLQSDSAIKVSFQGNTRVYGSSSKCNRWFFKFNGNECSRPMTIEAAVYNYWPSKSVNLLHHRSFEGYCENIPQGRVTVELWVGQCPTEPLGDAYTGWQSVSRIMIEEVSRAQS from the exons ATGACGGGGACAAGAGGACAAAAAGGAAATCCAGGGTCACTTGGTAAAAATGGTGCACCTGGAATGATGGGAATAAAAGGAGATAAAGGTCATGAAGGGTCACGTGGTAGCAGTGGACCGCCAGGAATCAAGGGTGTGAAAGGAGAGCAGGGatctaaaggagagaaaggagaaatcgtgaatagtgcagtgtcacagaccaactggaaacagtGTGTGTGGAAACATGACGATGGTAGAGATAGTGGAAAGATAAAG GATTGCTCATTCAACAAGCTGCAGTCTGATTCAGCTATTAAAGTCTCATTCCAGGGAAATACAAGAGTCTATGGCAGTTCAAGTAAATGCAATCGGTGGTTCTTCAAGTTTAATGGAAATGAATGCAGTAGACCAATGACAATTGAGGCTGCTGTGTACAACTATTGGCCATCTAAGAGTGTTAATCTGCTTCATCACAGATCATTCGAGGGATACTGTGAAAACATCCCACAGGGCAGGGTCACTGTGGAGTTATGGGTAGGACAGTGTCCTACTGAACCACTGGGTGATGCTTACACTGGATGGCAATCAGTATCCCGGATAATGATAGAGGAAGTGTCTAGAGCCCAGTCCTAA
- the LOC131786415 gene encoding collagen triple helix repeat-containing protein 1-like, protein MAKLLILAALLIFSSITEVSSVGTTTSPQQQNPQAGADKDPCEKSVFAPGFSGIPGSNGIPGMPGVPGAPGPQGQQGKDGAKGEPGVKGPRGMTGTRGQKGNPGSLGKNGAPGMMGIKGNKGHEGSRGSSGPPGIKGEKGKIVNSAVSQTNWKQCVWKNLNDDRDSGKIKDCSFNKPQSDTAIKVSFQGNMRVDGTSAKCNRWFFKFNGNECSGPMTIEAVVYNNWPSGSPNLLHHRSFEGYCENIPQGRVTVELWVGQCPGYVLGNAYTGWNSVSRIMIEEVSRAQP, encoded by the exons ATGGCGAAGCTTCTGATCCTCGCTGCTTTGTTAATTTTCTCATCCATAACAGAAGTAAGTTCCGTGGGAACAACCACCAGTCCTCAACAACAGAATCCGCAAGCTGGCGCTGACAAAGACCCATGTGAG aaaTCCGTTTTTGCTCCCGGATTTTCTGGGATTCCAGGTTCGAATGGCATACCAGGAATGCCGGGAGTTCCTGGCGCCCCAGGGCCGCaaggacaacaaggaaaagatGGAGCTAAGGGGGAGCCTGGTGTCAAGGGACCGAGAGGCATGACGGGAACTAGAGGACAAAAGGGAAATCCAGGGTCACTTGGTAAAAATGGTGCACCTGGAATGATgggaataaaaggaaataaaggtCATGAAGGGTCACGTGGCAGCAGTGGACCGCCAGGAATCAAGG gagagaaaggaaaaatcgTAAATAGTGCAGTGtcacagaccaactggaaacagtGTGTGTGGAAAAATCTAAATGATGATAGAGATAGTGGAAAGATTAAG GATTGCTCATTCAACAAACCGCAGTCTGATACAGCTATTAAAGTCTCATTCCAGGGAAATATGAGAGTCGACGGCACTTCAGCTAAATGCAACCGGTGGTTCTTCAAGTTTAATGGAAATGAATGTAGTGGACCAATGACAATTGAGGCTGTTGTGTACAACAACTGGCCATCTGGGAGTCCTAATCTGCTTCATCACAGATCATTTGAGGGATACTGTGAAAACATTCCACAGGGTAGGGTTACTGTGGAGTTATGGGTAGGACAGTGTCCCGGTTATGTACTGGGGAATGCTTACACTGGATGGAACTCAGTATCCCGTATAATGATAGAGGAAGTGTCTAGAGCCCAGCCCTAA
- the LOC136284384 gene encoding collagen triple helix repeat-containing protein 1-like: protein MTGTRGLKGNPGSLGKNGAPGMMGIKGDKGHEGSRGSSGPPGIKGVKGEQGSKGEKGEIQVANLCKGEKGKIVNSAVSQTNWKQCVWKNLNDDRDSGKIKDCSFNKPQSDTAIKVSFQGNMRVDGTSAKCNRWFFKFNGNECSGPMTIEAVVYNNWSSGSPELLHHRSFEGYCENIQQGSVTVGLWVGQCPSGHTLGDAYTGWQSVSRIMIEEVSRAQS from the exons ATGACGGGAACAAGAGGACTAAAAGGAAATCCAGGGTCACTTGGTAAAAATGGTGCACCTGGAATGATGGGAATAAAAGGAGATAAAGGTCATGAAGGGTCACGTGGCAGCAGTGGACCGCCAGGAATCAAGGGTGTGAAAGGAGAGCAGGGatctaaaggagagaaaggagaaatc cAAGTTGCAAATCTGTGCaaaggagagaaaggaaaaatcgTAAATAGTGCAGTGtcacagaccaactggaaacagtGTGTGTGGAAAAATCTAAATGATGATAGAGATAGTGGAAAGATTAAG GATTGCTCATTCAACAAACCGCAGTCTGATACAGCTATTAAAGTCTCATTCCAGGGAAATATGAGAGTCGACGGCACTTCAGCTAAATGCAACCGGTGGTTCTTCAAGTTTAATGGAAATGAATGCAGTGGACCAATGACAATTGAGGCTGTTGTGTACAACAATTGGTCATCTGGGAGTCCTGAGCTGCTTCATCACAGATCATTTGAGGGATATTGTGAAAACATTCAACAGGGCAGTGTTACTGTTGGGTTATGGGTAGGACAGTGTCCCAGTGGTCATACCCTAGGTGATGCTTACACTGGATGGCAATCAGTATCCCGGATAATGATAGAGGAAGTGTCTAGAGCCCAGTCTTAA